One Anaerolineae bacterium genomic window carries:
- a CDS encoding PQQ-like beta-propeller repeat protein has product MAFHSNPHPLVCSTSDIPAMLPRTVQRTTPLVRQGRSEGIIVYPDQDSAYRELARELAAAVARRTRVELRCLADAEIISQRGVPLPSSYRRRPLILLGNLNTNRVLLPLYARYYCATDATYPGGSGYDLRTLLNPYGTGVNWILAGGSTLAGMARAVERLIEYIDRSGAPGELVLPCMLEVDLEPALARRLAQWPETPLNAPLPQTPAELLKAIGAYAILYAWTGNLRYGEFARDCLRSLNARVEHSYGDWHYLIERIIRALPWLSAGGLLDEADLLRTDELLLRTAIETQDMWWRKRDGHPPLGHRHHGKGTYAFYLQARFLREQGHPNPAASALCDRWMDECRAFLDALAEAGIDDQNDESTLNNLATLVWYSLGEERYAFFESGNARRCAQRAIAVHDNMGAGAGLEGYGEGWPGAMYLPQEAGIMVAACAFYYQDGELKWVLEHMPNLKDPIRMDGWSLSPTFMHKFDSGPELTPVQPQRLTGLQRLPLSPYQIELAAHPPEHVEPKGHSVNAPETWLHQGGVGRSTLPSERTFDKLVFRKNFDPQGPYLLVEGYQGGFRWQGSMHAANAIVRFSQAGHIFLIQNTDRQSYYHKNALLISDGYNRTPLPPLAEWITAADFPAIALSATRMAPVHHTCWTRYIFWAKPDDGFFVVIDTVEIQEAGPFTVTCTWRTPGYATLQGRFWRARQGDHIFTLCCSQELLATSEEQGIQGAVNPYVLRQRQHGVYDAKSLVTFQNLFYVQPIGALEPLDILFLTSTQALIVEAQGQPLAWCAVDPQQRGIQGAGMKAQAVSLMAMPQAIALSGVRSFEVEPAYSFRSDRPVGLCLDLNAGRMVVRADGPDSPGARIWISQGDQSFEAALSEDQMLSLSLSPDLVMGLAARLQEQFHAWRDLPRPVVSSALPAFPEGNWHTGWEWSAWHPVQERIRSVAVTARPAPVDGFPEQLVDAVLPEWRTLVRQWPEADRYEIRLDLGEEIFVDHLRVIGDSLPQPTLRTFHPLPEGIQVMLSSDGFQDDQRLCHHEPRKETVTWPRFHGWEDRFESLRFPIADKARQIQIHIPSPPAGEPLICHEIELYSNRWNPPPIKQLISADLDHDGRLELVAISSAHELVALDEDGAERWRWQAPNPVTHVSCHDLDGRGCRQICVGLLGGRLVILDPDGAVRRDLSLAHFHRETKGLYFGMLHSVHGLAIWHREPDGRGALALGGYALVVFLDPDGEVLGHSWADGSWQVDLLPCPPEGQAPWDLWVRNRWNHGICVYEGQPGLEPSGEAIVFGGLRQPMFRPLRRVIPFVAGDSVAFEWIGPPEKEKGYILAAAEHGVGLLSPARESWIWKLEGSTYIQACITADVDHDGEIEVLVGGANGFVSVFGLADGSPKQRLLVGAPVTGLAAWPGCEVWFVGTQERLLAVDLQGQLINSEPLAVHRLCPLAPGSVVVATRQGRLVQLTYEPAIAKGYRSGLGD; this is encoded by the coding sequence ATGGCTTTCCACTCCAATCCCCACCCATTGGTCTGCTCAACGTCCGATATCCCTGCTATGCTCCCACGCACTGTTCAACGGACCACCCCTTTGGTTCGTCAAGGCCGATCGGAGGGGATCATCGTGTATCCTGATCAGGATTCTGCTTATCGGGAGCTGGCAAGGGAATTGGCCGCAGCCGTCGCCAGGCGCACGCGCGTCGAGCTGAGGTGCCTCGCAGACGCTGAGATCATCTCCCAGCGAGGCGTCCCCTTGCCCAGCTCCTATCGGCGACGTCCGCTGATCCTCCTCGGCAATCTGAACACTAATCGCGTGTTGCTTCCCCTCTATGCGCGCTACTATTGTGCTACAGATGCTACCTATCCTGGCGGAAGCGGGTACGATCTGCGCACTTTGTTAAATCCCTATGGCACTGGGGTCAACTGGATTCTGGCCGGCGGCAGCACGCTGGCTGGCATGGCACGCGCCGTCGAGCGCCTGATCGAGTACATAGACCGATCGGGAGCGCCAGGCGAGCTCGTACTTCCTTGCATGCTGGAGGTGGACCTGGAGCCAGCCCTCGCGCGTAGGTTGGCCCAGTGGCCTGAGACTCCACTGAATGCTCCTCTACCCCAGACCCCCGCTGAGCTACTTAAGGCGATCGGCGCCTACGCGATCCTATATGCGTGGACCGGGAATCTGCGCTATGGGGAATTTGCGCGGGATTGTCTCCGCTCCCTCAATGCCCGCGTGGAACATAGCTACGGGGACTGGCACTATCTGATTGAGCGCATCATACGGGCTCTTCCTTGGCTCTCGGCCGGCGGGCTCCTGGACGAGGCCGATCTCCTGCGCACCGATGAACTCCTCTTAAGGACGGCGATAGAGACGCAGGATATGTGGTGGCGCAAGCGGGATGGGCACCCGCCGTTGGGGCATCGCCACCATGGCAAAGGCACCTATGCCTTTTACCTGCAAGCCCGTTTCTTGCGCGAACAGGGCCACCCCAACCCGGCAGCCAGCGCCCTTTGTGATCGCTGGATGGATGAATGTCGTGCGTTTTTGGATGCGCTGGCGGAGGCAGGCATAGATGACCAGAATGATGAGTCCACCCTGAACAACTTGGCCACGCTCGTATGGTATAGTTTGGGAGAGGAACGCTATGCGTTCTTCGAGAGTGGCAATGCCAGGCGATGTGCTCAACGTGCCATTGCTGTTCATGATAACATGGGAGCTGGAGCAGGGCTCGAGGGATATGGTGAGGGTTGGCCCGGCGCCATGTACTTGCCACAAGAAGCGGGGATCATGGTTGCGGCCTGCGCTTTTTACTATCAAGACGGGGAGCTGAAATGGGTATTAGAGCATATGCCCAACCTTAAAGATCCCATCCGTATGGATGGGTGGTCTCTTTCCCCCACCTTTATGCATAAATTCGATTCCGGCCCGGAGTTGACGCCCGTGCAGCCGCAACGGCTGACCGGGCTGCAGAGATTGCCCCTCAGCCCTTATCAGATCGAGCTGGCCGCTCATCCGCCAGAGCATGTCGAGCCCAAAGGGCACAGCGTGAACGCCCCCGAGACATGGCTGCACCAGGGCGGAGTAGGGCGGAGCACGTTACCATCCGAGCGCACCTTTGATAAGTTGGTCTTTCGCAAGAACTTCGATCCTCAGGGGCCTTACCTCCTAGTTGAGGGATATCAAGGAGGATTTCGCTGGCAGGGCAGCATGCACGCCGCCAACGCGATCGTCCGCTTCAGCCAGGCAGGACATATCTTTCTGATCCAGAACACTGACCGACAATCGTATTATCATAAAAACGCTTTGCTAATCAGCGATGGCTATAACCGCACCCCCTTGCCTCCTCTGGCGGAATGGATCACTGCTGCTGATTTTCCAGCCATCGCCTTGAGCGCCACGCGAATGGCCCCCGTCCATCATACCTGTTGGACCCGATACATCTTCTGGGCGAAGCCTGATGACGGCTTCTTCGTGGTCATAGACACCGTTGAAATTCAGGAAGCAGGACCCTTCACGGTCACCTGCACCTGGCGCACCCCTGGTTATGCGACGCTTCAGGGCCGCTTCTGGCGCGCTCGCCAGGGGGATCACATATTCACCCTGTGCTGTAGCCAAGAGCTTTTGGCCACAAGCGAGGAACAGGGCATTCAGGGGGCCGTCAATCCCTATGTTTTGCGCCAACGTCAACATGGGGTTTATGATGCCAAATCCTTGGTCACCTTTCAAAACCTCTTTTACGTGCAGCCCATAGGGGCTTTAGAGCCTCTGGACATCCTCTTCCTCACCTCTACGCAGGCCCTGATCGTTGAGGCGCAGGGGCAACCGCTGGCTTGGTGTGCCGTGGATCCGCAACAGCGGGGAATTCAGGGGGCAGGGATGAAAGCCCAGGCTGTCAGCCTGATGGCCATGCCTCAGGCTATCGCCCTCTCAGGCGTCCGTTCTTTTGAGGTTGAGCCCGCTTACAGCTTCCGCAGCGATCGGCCCGTGGGGCTATGCCTGGATCTGAACGCTGGCCGGATGGTGGTGAGGGCAGATGGCCCCGATAGCCCGGGGGCTCGTATCTGGATAAGTCAGGGAGATCAGTCCTTCGAAGCAGCGCTAAGCGAAGATCAAATGCTGAGCCTCTCGTTGTCTCCGGACCTCGTGATGGGACTTGCCGCTCGTCTGCAGGAGCAATTCCATGCGTGGCGGGATCTTCCTCGTCCGGTCGTCTCCTCTGCTCTACCCGCCTTCCCTGAGGGCAATTGGCACACTGGATGGGAATGGAGCGCATGGCATCCGGTGCAGGAGCGCATTCGAAGCGTGGCGGTCACTGCCCGACCCGCGCCCGTCGACGGCTTCCCAGAGCAATTAGTGGATGCCGTGCTACCCGAGTGGCGAACGCTTGTGCGGCAATGGCCAGAGGCAGATCGCTATGAGATCCGCCTGGACCTGGGCGAGGAGATCTTCGTGGATCACCTGCGGGTGATCGGCGACAGCCTCCCACAGCCCACATTGCGCACGTTCCATCCTCTGCCCGAGGGGATTCAAGTCATGCTGAGCTCAGACGGATTCCAGGACGATCAGCGCCTGTGCCATCATGAGCCGAGGAAAGAGACGGTCACCTGGCCGCGTTTTCATGGCTGGGAAGATCGCTTCGAGTCGCTTCGATTCCCCATCGCCGATAAAGCTCGTCAGATCCAAATCCACATCCCTTCGCCTCCGGCGGGTGAGCCGTTGATTTGTCACGAGATCGAGCTTTATAGCAACCGCTGGAATCCTCCTCCGATCAAGCAATTGATCTCGGCCGATTTGGATCATGATGGCCGCCTGGAGCTGGTGGCGATCAGCTCAGCTCACGAGCTGGTCGCTCTGGACGAAGATGGCGCGGAACGTTGGCGATGGCAAGCCCCCAACCCGGTCACCCACGTCTCCTGCCATGATCTGGATGGCCGCGGATGTCGGCAGATCTGCGTGGGCCTCCTGGGGGGACGCCTGGTGATCCTGGACCCTGATGGAGCTGTTCGGCGTGATCTCTCCCTAGCCCACTTCCACCGAGAGACGAAGGGCCTCTATTTCGGCATGTTGCATTCGGTACACGGGCTAGCGATCTGGCATCGTGAACCTGATGGGCGAGGGGCGCTGGCCCTCGGCGGATATGCTCTGGTAGTCTTCCTCGACCCCGATGGAGAGGTGTTGGGCCACAGCTGGGCGGATGGCTCCTGGCAGGTGGATCTTCTGCCCTGCCCTCCTGAAGGTCAGGCCCCCTGGGATCTGTGGGTGCGCAACCGCTGGAATCACGGCATCTGCGTCTATGAGGGCCAGCCTGGGCTTGAGCCCAGCGGCGAAGCGATCGTGTTTGGTGGATTACGACAACCTATGTTCCGTCCCCTTCGGCGAGTGATCCCCTTCGTCGCGGGAGATTCAGTGGCTTTTGAGTGGATAGGCCCACCGGAGAAGGAAAAGGGGTATATCTTAGCAGCCGCTGAGCACGGGGTGGGGCTCCTATCGCCTGCGAGAGAGAGCTGGATCTGGAAGCTAGAGGGGAGCACTTACATCCAAGCCTGTATTACAGCGGACGTGGATCACGATGGGGAAATAGAGGTTCTGGTTGGAGGTGCCAATGGATTCGTAAGCGTTTTCGGGCTGGCCGATGGCT
- a CDS encoding carbohydrate ABC transporter permease, producing the protein MVSARMRRFVGRIANRPARLVSALVYLVLIAWAILSLFPLYWMVKNSFEPPLSMTIFPPKLLPVSPTLDNYIILLQRTPMARWGFNSFFVTTVRTLGALFFGALAGYAFAKLRFFGREVIFWALMSTLMIPGFILIIPLYQVVKFLGWLDTYLALTIPGITGGVWAMFLMRQFARTLPTELIEAARMDGASEFGIFRMIILPLMKPGLAVLGIFTFIGNWNSFFWPLVATTSVSMRVLPVGLALIRGAGGEATILVQGQTMAGSTLMAVPMIIVFLAFQRYFVRGITIGAIKG; encoded by the coding sequence ATGGTTTCAGCGAGGATGAGGCGCTTTGTAGGGCGGATAGCGAACCGGCCAGCCAGGCTGGTCTCAGCGCTAGTCTATCTGGTTTTGATCGCATGGGCCATCCTGTCACTGTTTCCGCTCTACTGGATGGTCAAGAACAGCTTCGAGCCGCCCCTCTCTATGACGATATTCCCTCCCAAGCTGCTCCCCGTCTCGCCAACCCTGGACAACTACATCATCCTTCTCCAGCGCACACCAATGGCGCGATGGGGGTTCAACTCATTCTTCGTGACCACTGTGCGCACCTTAGGAGCCTTATTCTTTGGCGCCCTGGCAGGGTACGCCTTCGCCAAGCTTCGGTTTTTCGGGCGAGAGGTGATCTTCTGGGCGCTGATGAGCACCCTGATGATCCCAGGATTCATCTTGATCATTCCTTTGTATCAGGTCGTGAAGTTCCTGGGTTGGCTGGACACCTATCTAGCTCTCACCATCCCTGGCATCACGGGAGGCGTCTGGGCGATGTTTCTGATGCGGCAATTCGCCCGCACATTGCCCACGGAGCTAATCGAGGCGGCGCGCATGGATGGCGCTAGCGAATTCGGCATCTTCCGTATGATCATTCTGCCGCTGATGAAGCCGGGCCTGGCTGTGCTCGGCATCTTTACTTTCATTGGAAACTGGAACAGCTTCTTCTGGCCCCTCGTAGCGACCACCTCTGTCAGCATGCGCGTACTGCCGGTGGGGTTGGCCCTAATCCGCGGAGCCGGCGGTGAAGCGACGATCCTTGTCCAAGGTCAGACCATGGCCGGCTCTACCCTGATGGCCGTGCCGATGATCATCGTGTTTCTCGCCTTCCAGCGTTACTTCGTGCGGGGGATCACCATTGGCGCCATTAAGGGTTAG
- a CDS encoding sugar ABC transporter permease: MAIADSIASRSAPARRQGWWARTAYALRKSNKWGYVFIAPLLIDFAVFTVYLVIYAVRISFQELRAGQFEWVGLQNYRMVLADERTWNALRVTVIYTISVVVFGLLLALILAELIFRCGERAQVFFKSAFYLPGVVSTIVLSLVWYWIFNPFYGVLNAIIGLVGIPPQNWLGNPDLALFSIILMTILGGGGGAIVLITAAMGGIPTELYDAAKIDGASEWMRFWKVTLPLLRPTLLYLFVTGFIGHFQTFEQIYVMTSGGPGYPGATETVGFLIYDMAFRSLQIGGAAVLSLMLFVIILIFSVTQFRIFVSELEY; this comes from the coding sequence ATGGCTATAGCGGATTCGATCGCTTCCAGATCAGCCCCGGCAAGGCGTCAGGGATGGTGGGCTCGTACAGCTTATGCCCTCCGCAAGAGCAATAAGTGGGGATACGTCTTTATCGCGCCGCTTTTGATAGACTTTGCGGTTTTCACGGTTTACCTGGTGATCTACGCAGTGCGGATCAGCTTTCAAGAGTTGAGGGCCGGCCAGTTTGAATGGGTGGGATTGCAGAACTATCGGATGGTCCTAGCGGACGAGCGGACATGGAACGCGCTGCGAGTCACGGTGATTTACACCATCTCCGTCGTGGTGTTCGGCCTGCTGCTGGCCCTCATCCTTGCGGAGTTGATCTTTCGGTGTGGCGAGAGAGCCCAAGTGTTCTTCAAAAGCGCCTTCTATCTGCCGGGCGTGGTCTCCACCATCGTGCTGTCGCTGGTGTGGTATTGGATCTTCAATCCTTTTTATGGCGTCCTGAACGCCATCATCGGCCTAGTGGGCATCCCGCCTCAAAACTGGCTGGGTAATCCTGATCTAGCCCTGTTCTCGATTATCTTGATGACCATCCTTGGAGGTGGCGGCGGCGCGATCGTGTTGATCACAGCCGCTATGGGAGGGATTCCTACAGAACTGTACGATGCCGCTAAGATTGATGGCGCCAGCGAGTGGATGCGATTTTGGAAGGTGACTTTGCCCCTACTACGCCCCACGCTGTTATACCTGTTTGTAACCGGATTTATCGGACACTTTCAGACCTTCGAGCAAATTTATGTGATGACCTCAGGCGGCCCCGGCTACCCAGGGGCCACGGAGACAGTTGGGTTCTTGATCTATGACATGGCCTTTCGATCCCTGCAGATCGGCGGCGCGGCGGTGTTATCACTGATGTTGTTTGTAATCATCCTCATCTTCTCGGTGACCCAGTTCCGCATCTTCGTCAGCGAACTAGAGTATTGA
- a CDS encoding extracellular solute-binding protein has translation MSTGNQTSVWLRKISRRELLRQLALAGLGAGAAGIMPACVPATPQVVKETVVVEKVVTPTPAPAKPVEITYWQAPIWRYGKDNKTPNAPIDEWINYSIERFEAANPDIKVHLELIPWEQWGTKVNTAFASGTLPNLLYGSPTVQWVQAGVLEPLDDYVTPEIREQWASYMLSGVTVFGRIYGIPTFANPNMYALSKTALEKYGGAEFIPTDEMRAFTIQAQEQAAAAFSDGKERFAIGIPVGDHPGALYFDFAQALLGRGVQMWDDTFERFIAHENPRSVEAMQWFVDAQNKGWIIPNLPKWSDVDTFYWTLRCAMRGQWAGIQTELETAQAAGQAVKPFEIVLVSHPYDEKLKPHLAGAHQVFGFVVGRTPEPEKRAAAFRLGNWYALDPWVGEAWLVNGFFPTSKPQVEAVKGHPFLEDPNRRWVLDVYMQRYEPEPPTSQFLPQQNPRTAKILTEQKIADYSPGSFMLRMFQNLLLGKVSPAEMMTELATKINTALGVKV, from the coding sequence ATGTCAACCGGAAATCAGACTTCCGTTTGGTTGCGCAAGATCTCCCGTCGAGAGTTGTTGCGCCAATTGGCCCTCGCTGGCTTGGGGGCGGGCGCAGCTGGCATCATGCCCGCCTGTGTCCCCGCCACTCCACAGGTCGTTAAGGAAACCGTCGTCGTGGAGAAGGTAGTCACCCCTACCCCTGCGCCCGCGAAACCCGTGGAGATCACTTATTGGCAGGCGCCCATCTGGCGTTACGGCAAGGATAACAAGACTCCTAACGCTCCCATAGATGAATGGATTAACTACTCGATTGAGCGCTTTGAGGCTGCCAATCCGGACATCAAGGTTCATCTAGAGCTGATCCCATGGGAACAGTGGGGAACCAAGGTAAACACAGCCTTTGCCTCAGGAACGCTGCCTAATTTACTATACGGCAGCCCGACCGTCCAATGGGTTCAGGCAGGGGTGCTGGAGCCTCTGGATGACTACGTGACCCCGGAGATCCGTGAACAATGGGCTTCTTACATGCTCAGCGGGGTAACGGTGTTCGGTCGGATCTATGGCATCCCGACCTTCGCCAATCCTAACATGTACGCCCTGTCTAAGACCGCCCTTGAGAAGTACGGCGGTGCTGAGTTCATCCCCACCGACGAGATGCGAGCCTTCACCATCCAGGCTCAGGAACAGGCTGCGGCAGCCTTCAGCGATGGTAAGGAACGTTTTGCGATCGGCATACCGGTAGGAGATCACCCTGGGGCGCTCTACTTCGACTTCGCTCAGGCGTTGTTAGGCCGCGGCGTCCAGATGTGGGACGATACGTTCGAGCGCTTTATCGCCCATGAGAACCCGCGCTCCGTGGAGGCCATGCAATGGTTTGTAGACGCCCAAAACAAGGGCTGGATCATCCCCAATCTGCCCAAGTGGTCGGATGTAGACACCTTCTATTGGACGCTCCGATGTGCTATGCGCGGTCAGTGGGCGGGCATTCAGACGGAACTGGAGACCGCCCAAGCAGCCGGCCAAGCGGTGAAGCCATTTGAGATCGTGCTAGTCTCGCATCCGTATGACGAGAAGCTAAAGCCGCATCTGGCTGGCGCCCATCAAGTCTTCGGCTTTGTGGTAGGCCGGACCCCTGAACCGGAAAAGCGTGCAGCGGCATTCCGGCTGGGCAACTGGTATGCCCTTGATCCGTGGGTGGGTGAGGCCTGGCTGGTGAACGGCTTCTTCCCCACCAGCAAACCTCAGGTGGAGGCAGTCAAGGGCCATCCCTTCCTAGAGGATCCCAATCGGCGCTGGGTACTCGACGTCTATATGCAACGATACGAGCCTGAGCCGCCTACATCCCAGTTCCTGCCGCAGCAGAACCCCCGTACCGCGAAGATCCTGACCGAGCAAAAGATCGCTGACTACTCACCGGGGAGCTTTATGCTTCGCATGTTCCAGAACCTGCTTCTGGGTAAGGTCTCGCCGGCGGAGATGATGACCGAATTGGCAACAAAGATCAACACGGCCCTCGGCGTCAAAGTGTGA
- a CDS encoding ROK family protein produces MSLTGSSELAKQLNRHLVYEFVRTAGITSRVQIARATQLSKPTVSAIVAELIQEGYLREVGARATHVGRPRSLLEFNPRARYAAGAEIGGQACQVVLTDLHANVLQSVAIPLPALDVETVLRALVEGVRQAIRDVDTRYVLGLGVGVPGLIDPNKNLVTYSVVLGWQEAVPLGDLLSQELGLRVILLHRVMAAAWGEKWYGAGQQADHLLYIRVGSGVAAGLILNGQLYLGQTANAGEFGHMTILPDGPLCHCGNRGCIAALVASQALIVRARHLLRTEVASVLPELVQHHLDRLTLDHLIQAAQNGDPVATQVIREAGEYLGIAVANLVNLLNPGLVVIGGPLSQAGPCLFDTLRAEVRRRALSSLLAVAEIIPSQLGPQAAAVGAAGLILRRVMAPGLPPGPGAEANAADAASLPTPALAHEAVTPRSD; encoded by the coding sequence ATGTCTCTTACCGGAAGTTCTGAGTTAGCTAAACAGCTCAATCGGCACTTGGTCTATGAGTTCGTGCGCACGGCTGGCATTACCTCTCGCGTGCAGATTGCACGTGCGACGCAGCTCAGCAAGCCCACTGTATCTGCCATTGTAGCCGAGCTAATCCAAGAGGGTTATCTGCGAGAGGTCGGAGCTAGAGCTACCCACGTGGGACGACCGCGCTCGCTGCTAGAATTCAACCCGCGAGCCCGCTATGCTGCTGGCGCGGAGATCGGGGGACAGGCCTGTCAGGTGGTATTGACCGATCTCCACGCGAATGTGCTTCAGTCCGTAGCCATTCCTCTCCCCGCTTTGGATGTAGAAACCGTCTTAAGAGCGCTGGTGGAGGGCGTCCGCCAGGCGATCCGAGATGTGGACACACGCTATGTGTTGGGCCTCGGGGTCGGTGTCCCTGGCCTCATTGATCCCAACAAAAATTTGGTCACATATAGCGTAGTTTTGGGATGGCAAGAGGCTGTGCCCTTGGGTGACTTGCTCAGCCAGGAGCTCGGGTTGCGCGTGATCCTCCTGCACCGTGTCATGGCGGCTGCATGGGGTGAGAAATGGTATGGAGCCGGCCAACAGGCAGACCACCTTCTGTACATTCGCGTCGGCTCAGGGGTCGCTGCTGGCCTCATTCTGAACGGACAGCTCTATCTGGGACAGACTGCTAACGCAGGCGAATTCGGCCATATGACCATCCTCCCCGACGGCCCGTTATGTCACTGTGGCAATCGAGGATGCATCGCCGCCCTGGTTGCGAGCCAGGCCCTGATCGTTCGTGCCCGTCACCTGTTGCGGACGGAGGTTGCCAGCGTCCTGCCCGAGCTGGTTCAGCATCATTTAGACCGCCTGACCCTAGACCACCTAATTCAGGCGGCGCAGAACGGCGACCCTGTGGCGACTCAAGTGATCCGTGAGGCCGGAGAGTATTTGGGCATCGCGGTAGCCAACCTGGTGAACCTCCTGAACCCTGGGCTGGTGGTCATCGGAGGTCCCTTGAGCCAAGCTGGCCCTTGTTTGTTTGATACGTTGCGAGCCGAGGTGCGCCGGCGCGCGCTCTCATCGTTGCTGGCGGTGGCGGAGATCATCCCCTCGCAATTGGGCCCACAGGCGGCTGCCGTCGGCGCCGCTGGCCTGATCCTCCGTCGAGTCATGGCGCCAGGCCTCCCCCCGGGACCTGGCGCAGAGGCAAATGCGGCCGATGCTGCTTCATTGCCCACGCCCGCTTTGGCTCACGAAGCGGTGACACCGCGCTCTGATTAA
- a CDS encoding Gfo/Idh/MocA family oxidoreductase produces the protein MHHSPLRIGVIGCGAMARTHLDILRDVPEISPQAYSDIQLKAAQHCLETYGGRYATSDPDQLLADPALDAVLICTWHDSHAPLAIAAAQAGKHIFLEKPMALTLAECRAIEEAVTAAGVCMMLGFKFRFAPYVQRLKRAIPRPVLTVGQIVDERWPDDFWAQHPVHGGGNVLSQGVHAFDLVRYLHGRRPIRVVAGGGALTHPGSSITDTVAATIVFDDGSIAAVIVADAGRAVFTSKFFFELFAVSRSAALHDRCHALTLVEDGTVYRFGEADLPLEDRASPEGLLQQWREFARCVRTGSPSAIGAGPADGRWATALALAACEAARTGRPQEIQMEPLEGSEGENDPLDYSERRTDPRR, from the coding sequence ATGCACCATTCTCCGCTCCGAATAGGCGTGATCGGCTGCGGTGCGATGGCCCGCACTCATCTGGACATCCTGCGAGACGTGCCCGAGATCTCGCCCCAGGCGTATAGCGATATCCAGCTGAAAGCCGCTCAACATTGCCTGGAGACCTATGGTGGCCGCTATGCCACCTCAGATCCTGATCAGCTCCTGGCCGATCCGGCTTTGGACGCTGTGCTAATCTGTACATGGCACGACTCACATGCTCCTCTGGCCATCGCTGCTGCGCAGGCCGGCAAGCACATTTTCCTGGAAAAGCCGATGGCCCTGACCCTAGCCGAGTGTCGAGCCATTGAGGAAGCCGTGACGGCCGCCGGCGTATGCATGATGTTGGGCTTCAAGTTTCGATTTGCCCCTTATGTGCAGAGGCTCAAGCGAGCCATCCCTCGGCCAGTGCTTACCGTCGGACAGATCGTCGATGAGCGCTGGCCAGATGACTTTTGGGCTCAGCACCCTGTGCACGGCGGCGGCAACGTGCTCTCGCAAGGAGTCCATGCCTTTGACCTAGTGCGCTATCTACATGGACGGCGGCCGATCCGGGTGGTCGCCGGTGGGGGCGCTTTGACCCATCCGGGAAGCTCCATCACCGATACTGTAGCGGCCACCATCGTGTTCGATGATGGCTCCATCGCCGCTGTCATCGTGGCCGATGCCGGCCGCGCCGTCTTCACCAGCAAGTTCTTCTTTGAGCTGTTCGCTGTCTCGCGCAGCGCTGCACTACATGACCGCTGCCATGCGCTGACGTTGGTGGAGGATGGGACCGTCTATCGCTTCGGCGAGGCGGATCTGCCATTGGAAGATCGGGCAAGCCCAGAAGGACTTCTACAGCAATGGCGGGAGTTCGCGCGCTGCGTGCGAACGGGAAGCCCGTCAGCCATTGGCGCTGGGCCGGCCGATGGACGCTGGGCGACTGCCTTGGCCCTGGCAGCGTGCGAGGCCGCGCGCACGGGCCGCCCACAGGAGATCCAAATGGAGCCTTTAGAGGGATCGGAGGGGGAGAATGACCCGCTGGATTACAGTGAGCGCCGTACAGATCCCAGGCGATAG
- a CDS encoding carbon-nitrogen hydrolase family protein, with protein sequence MTRWITVSAVQIPGDRVGEPEKVKQANLEQACEMLAEAGRRGSDIALLGEMFPFAGIALTTDILERFADEVSGPTFQRLSAVAQTYRMYILAPVLSRCAGRLYNCTWILGREGEFLGHYHKVHLTQMERSLGLSPGDVLSVFRLDFGVIGIMTCHDNSFPECARCLALEGAEVLFWPHMMSGWGELGWDAVYYRSRTIDNDVYLVAACHGISEGRAWRPGMIIGRSAIINRDGLTLAEAGRYSGIATAAIDLDRRRIAHDFTRPGDWVYWEDVCQDRRPEVYKAIVRQKEARAIRNLS encoded by the coding sequence ATGACCCGCTGGATTACAGTGAGCGCCGTACAGATCCCAGGCGATAGGGTAGGGGAGCCTGAGAAGGTCAAGCAGGCGAACCTGGAACAGGCTTGCGAGATGCTGGCGGAGGCTGGCCGGCGGGGGAGTGATATCGCGCTCTTGGGCGAGATGTTCCCATTTGCAGGAATCGCGCTCACCACGGATATCCTCGAGCGCTTTGCCGACGAGGTGTCTGGGCCTACTTTTCAACGCCTGTCCGCAGTAGCCCAAACCTATCGCATGTACATCCTGGCGCCCGTGCTCAGTCGATGTGCGGGGCGATTGTACAACTGCACCTGGATCCTCGGGCGGGAAGGGGAGTTCCTTGGCCACTATCATAAAGTCCACCTTACCCAGATGGAACGGTCGCTGGGACTGAGCCCCGGTGACGTCCTCTCGGTGTTCCGGCTCGACTTCGGCGTGATCGGGATTATGACCTGTCATGACAACAGCTTTCCGGAGTGCGCCCGATGCTTGGCCCTAGAGGGGGCCGAGGTCCTCTTCTGGCCGCATATGATGAGCGGGTGGGGTGAGTTGGGTTGGGATGCCGTATACTACCGCTCAAGGACGATCGACAACGATGTGTATCTAGTCGCGGCTTGCCATGGGATCTCAGAGGGCCGTGCTTGGCGCCCTGGAATGATCATTGGACGCAGCGCTATCATTAACCGCGATGGCCTCACCTTAGCGGAGGCTGGCCGTTACTCAGGCATTGCGACCGCAGCCATTGACCTGGACAGGCGTCGCATCGCCCATGATTTCACGCGGCCTGGTGATTGGGTTTACTGGGAAGACGTTTGCCAGGACCGCCGACCTGAAGTATATAAGGCAATCGTGCGCCAGAAGGAGGCTCGTGCAATTCGGAATCTATCTTAA